From the genome of Devriesea agamarum, one region includes:
- a CDS encoding YaaA family protein — translation MKDRSLIILLPPSETKRRPATSSSLGQSPDVSRPQLAEARAKIRAAVSRTLEDVDAPERIGIPATRIDLLDAMHFLDDEPVAPALEVYTGVLYDALDVPTLPPGALGSGGRDGHPDGQPGVRVLIASALFGVLSHDDLIPAYRLSCSSKLAGIGTVGIWWKKHLASETEALRDEFVLDCRSGGYQGMPPLRHAIGVRAERDVRGRRKVISHAAKRYRGLVTRILLASGARPTDLEDVAQIVVDGIDAGAFTATGASADTPLDLAVETNGGVLTIVDRS, via the coding sequence GTGAAAGACCGATCGTTGATCATCCTGCTTCCACCCTCTGAAACTAAACGCCGTCCTGCCACCAGCAGTTCACTAGGACAGTCCCCCGATGTCTCCCGGCCCCAGCTCGCTGAGGCCAGAGCCAAAATCAGGGCCGCTGTGAGCAGGACCTTAGAAGACGTTGATGCACCCGAGCGGATCGGCATCCCAGCCACCCGGATCGATCTGTTAGACGCCATGCATTTTCTCGACGATGAGCCCGTGGCGCCTGCGCTGGAGGTGTACACGGGGGTTTTGTATGACGCCCTCGACGTTCCCACGCTCCCGCCCGGTGCTTTGGGAAGCGGGGGACGGGATGGTCATCCAGACGGTCAGCCTGGGGTGAGGGTGCTGATTGCATCGGCTCTGTTTGGAGTGCTCTCTCACGACGATCTGATCCCGGCCTACCGTCTGTCCTGTTCCAGCAAATTGGCTGGAATCGGAACGGTGGGGATCTGGTGGAAAAAACATCTCGCCTCGGAAACGGAGGCACTGCGCGATGAGTTCGTCCTCGATTGCCGTTCAGGTGGCTACCAGGGAATGCCTCCGCTTCGCCACGCTATCGGGGTGCGAGCCGAACGCGATGTGCGGGGTCGTCGCAAGGTCATTAGCCACGCTGCCAAGCGTTACCGCGGGTTGGTCACTCGGATTCTGCTCGCCTCGGGTGCCAGGCCGACGGATCTCGAGGATGTAGCCCAGATCGTCGTCGACGGTATTGATGCGGGTGCGTTTACTGCAACTGGAGCGAGCGCGGATACCCCTCTCGACCTAGCGGTGGAGACCAACGGAGGCGTCCTGACCATCGTGGATCGTAGTTAG
- a CDS encoding Nif3-like dinuclear metal center hexameric protein — protein sequence MNGPGELTVADVIEFLEGTHPLAWAEDWDQVGLAVGDPHAQVQRVLLAVDPTIAVAEQAASVPGTLLITHHPLLLRGIHAVTPLTGKGAVITRLLSAQCALWCGHTNVDRSAQGTNAALGDLLDLHNTSPLQPPRSEDTGLVGLGLVGDLRVAQSVQSLAARLAEALPRTVQGAKYTGDPHRIARRVALCSGAGDSLLETATHTGCDVYITSDLRHHPALEHLESCGGGKVPALIDVPHFASEWMWLPGAKASLAAFMAERGLSCPVEVSELLTDPWTGAELG from the coding sequence ATGAACGGCCCAGGCGAGCTAACGGTCGCTGACGTCATCGAGTTTTTAGAAGGGACCCACCCCTTGGCCTGGGCCGAAGACTGGGATCAGGTGGGACTGGCGGTTGGTGATCCGCACGCGCAGGTTCAAAGGGTTCTGCTCGCCGTTGACCCGACGATTGCCGTCGCCGAGCAGGCCGCTAGTGTTCCCGGGACCCTGCTCATTACCCATCACCCGTTGCTTCTGCGCGGTATTCACGCGGTGACTCCGCTGACCGGCAAAGGAGCGGTGATTACGCGGTTGCTGTCTGCGCAGTGCGCCCTGTGGTGCGGGCACACCAATGTTGATCGCAGCGCGCAGGGAACTAATGCCGCGCTCGGCGATCTGCTCGACCTGCACAACACCTCGCCACTGCAGCCTCCCCGGTCTGAGGACACAGGACTCGTGGGCCTCGGACTCGTCGGCGATCTCAGGGTTGCACAGTCCGTCCAGTCTCTGGCAGCCCGGCTCGCCGAAGCGCTGCCACGCACGGTCCAAGGTGCTAAATATACGGGCGATCCTCACCGCATTGCCCGACGGGTTGCCCTATGTTCCGGTGCGGGTGACTCGCTGCTTGAGACCGCAACTCACACCGGTTGCGACGTTTATATTACTTCTGACCTGCGGCATCACCCCGCGCTTGAACATTTGGAAAGCTGCGGTGGGGGTAAGGTTCCTGCCCTGATCGACGTTCCGCACTTCGCAAGTGAGTGGATGTGGCTACCGGGTGCCAAGGCATCCCTGGCGGCATTCATGGCTGAGCGCGGGTTGAGCTGCCCCGTGGAGGTCAGCGAGCTGTTGACCGACCCGTGGACGGGCGCCGAACTCGGCTAG